GATGTCGCCGCGCTGCCAGATGAAGAGCGCCTTCTCCTGCTCGTAGGCGTCACGTATGTGCTCCAGCACGTCGGGCTCTATGGGAGAGCCGTCGCCGTAGAACGCGTTGCGCGGTACGTTCTCCGTGCCGAACGTCTCGATCAGCGATGCCTGCTCGCCGGCGTCGAGCGCTGAGATGTGGAACAGGTGCGCCTGGTTGAACCAGACGGGTTCACCGGTCCCGGGGTGCGGCACCGTCGCTTGGCAGCGCTGGCTGGTGCGCAACGCCGGGCCGCGGTCTCGCCATTCGAACTCGATCCTGTGCGCCGCGCAGTACCGCTCCACCTCCGTGCGGTCCTCCGTCTGGAAGACCTCCTGCCAGCTCAGGTCGACGCCCTCGTTGAAGTTGCGCACGTAAAGCACGCCAGCGCGCTCGAATCGTTCCCGCACAGCGGGGTCGATGCGTCTGTAGACCCCGCGCGAATCGGCGATAGGTGTCTCCCCGCCATGTTCGGCGGCGACGAGACAAAAGAAGTAGATCCGATCAGGCCAGGCGTCGGTGTACGAGTTCTCGTTGTGCAGGGGGATGCTCCGGTCGGCCGGATACTCGGTGGCGGAATAGATCTTGCCGCCGATCTTGGTACGCGGGGTGGAGCGGTGGACGTAGTCCAGCAGATCGGGGCTGAAAATCTGTACC
The sequence above is a segment of the Micromonospora sp. WMMA1363 genome. Coding sequences within it:
- a CDS encoding TauD/TfdA family dioxygenase, whose translation is MPAADEKFEFAAPDGRGPVVVRRPAAQLQAHTWLTENRSRIDDIVATHGGVLLRDFGFTSVSAFNRAVQIFSPDLLDYVHRSTPRTKIGGKIYSATEYPADRSIPLHNENSYTDAWPDRIYFFCLVAAEHGGETPIADSRGVYRRIDPAVRERFERAGVLYVRNFNEGVDLSWQEVFQTEDRTEVERYCAAHRIEFEWRDRGPALRTSQRCQATVPHPGTGEPVWFNQAHLFHISALDAGEQASLIETFGTENVPRNAFYGDGSPIEPDVLEHIRDAYEQEKALFIWQRGDIMVLDNLLFAHGRRPFKGARKIVVAMS